The following are from one region of the Coturnix japonica isolate 7356 chromosome 23, Coturnix japonica 2.1, whole genome shotgun sequence genome:
- the PAFAH2 gene encoding platelet-activating factor acetylhydrolase 2, cytoplasmic isoform X5, with product MPSPTPQRFHRLVTRGSGAPWSRLWEGLFFRLFYPCVPRDGAERPLWIPRYEYCSGLADFSGYSRRWCAPLLSIAIGSCRVPLSWKAPFKPCSNGYPLIIFSHGLGAFRTVYSSICMQMASWGFVVAALEHRDSSAAMTYFCTAQSIQEQWIPHQRVPRGQKEFYYRNNQVHHRAKECARALQLFRDISSGKSIPNVLPQGFNLSVLKDSIDLAKAAVMGHSFGGVTAVLALVKEPRFRWVALGWEGHKGAMDTCAHPTRCAVALDAWMFPLENVLYPEVPKPVLFINNEKFQTPDSVAKMKRLSSRNSQTKIITILGSVHQSQTDFAFLTGKLISRVFNARGTLDPYKCLDITSQAALAFLQRHLDVREEFARWDRLLEGIGDSIIPEAPFCHSNL from the exons ATgccctcccccaccccacagcgcTTCCATCGCCTCGTCACACGTGGAAGTGGGGCACCCTGGTCCCGCCTATGGGAG GGGCTTTTCTTCCGCCTCTTCTACCCCTGCGTGCCCCGGGATGGGGCCGAGCGGCCGCTGTGGATCCCACGCTACGAGTACTGCAGCGGACTGGCTGACTTCAGCGGCTACAGCCGGCGGTGGTGCGCTCCGCTGCTCAGCATCGCCATCG GCTCCTGCAGGGTCCCGCTGAGCTGGAAGGCACCTTTCAAACCCTGCAGCAATGGGTACCCACTGATCATCTTCTCCCATGGCCTGGGGGCCTTTCG CACTGTGTACTCATCCATCTGCATGCAGATGGCGTCATGGGGCTTCGTGGTGGCTGCGCTGGAGCACAG GGACAGTTCTGCTGCCATGACCTatttctgcacagcacagtccATCCAGGAGCAGTGGATTCCCCACCAGCGTGTGCCACGGGGCCAGAAGGAGTTTTATTATCGGAACAACCAG GTTCATCACAGAGCAAAGGAGTGTGCACGAGCACTTCAGCTCTTCCGGGACATCAGCAGTGGTAAATCCATCCCCAACGTCCTTCCTCAGGGCTTTAACCTCTCTGTGCTGAAG GACAGCATTGACCTGGCTAAAGCAGCCGTCATGGGCCATTCATTTGGTGGggtcacagctgtgctggcctTGGTGAAGGAACCCAGGTTCAGGTGGGTGGCTCTGGGATGGGAAGGTCATAAAGGGGCTATGGATACATGTGCCCATCCCACCAGGTGTGCTGTGGCTCTGGATGCATGGATGTTCCCCCTGGAGAACGTGCTGTACCCTGAGGTGCCCAAACCTGTGCTCTTTATTAATAATGAGAAGTTCCAGACCCCTGATAGTGTGGCCAAAATGAAGAGGCTGAGCTCCAGGAACAGCCAGACAAAGATCATAACCATCCT ggGATCTGTGCATCAGAGCCAGACCGACTTTGCCTTTCTCACTGGGAAACTCATCAGCCGTGTCTTCAACGCAAGGGGCACCCTGGACCCCTACAAGTGCCTGGACATCACCAGCCAGGCAGCTCTGGCCTTCCTGCAGAGACACCTTG ATGTGAGAGAGGAGTTTGCTCGATGGGACCGTCTCCTTGAAGGCATCGGGGACTCCATCATTCCAGAAGCACCTTTCTGCCATTCCAACCTGTAG
- the PAFAH2 gene encoding platelet-activating factor acetylhydrolase 2, cytoplasmic isoform X6: MGRCTTPFPPPPHSPRGSPSVSPSCSTTSPLPPLPWDGMGSGCGAMGGEQSLAMPPEKGPHRVGCADVMVGHTQQGLFFRLFYPCVPRDGAERPLWIPRYEYCSGLADFSGYSRRWCAPLLSIAIGSCRVPLSWKAPFKPCSNGYPLIIFSHGLGAFRTVYSSICMQMASWGFVVAALEHRDSSAAMTYFCTAQSIQEQWIPHQRVPRGQKEFYYRNNQVHHRAKECARALQLFRDISSGKSIPNVLPQGFNLSVLKDSIDLAKAAVMGHSFGGVTAVLALVKEPRFRGSVHQSQTDFAFLTGKLISRVFNARGTLDPYKCLDITSQAALAFLQRHLDVREEFARWDRLLEGIGDSIIPEAPFCHSNL; the protein is encoded by the exons ATGGGGCGGTGCACaacccctttcccccccccgccccatagtCCACGGGGCTCTCCTAGTGTCAGCCCCTCCTGCTCAACCACATCGCCCCTTCCCCCCCTaccatgggatgggatggggtcgG GCTGCGGTGCCATGGGGGGGGAACAGTCGCTGGCGATGCCGCCGGAGAAGGGACCGCACCGCGTGGGTTGCGCGGACGTCATGGTGGGACACACACAGCAG GGGCTTTTCTTCCGCCTCTTCTACCCCTGCGTGCCCCGGGATGGGGCCGAGCGGCCGCTGTGGATCCCACGCTACGAGTACTGCAGCGGACTGGCTGACTTCAGCGGCTACAGCCGGCGGTGGTGCGCTCCGCTGCTCAGCATCGCCATCG GCTCCTGCAGGGTCCCGCTGAGCTGGAAGGCACCTTTCAAACCCTGCAGCAATGGGTACCCACTGATCATCTTCTCCCATGGCCTGGGGGCCTTTCG CACTGTGTACTCATCCATCTGCATGCAGATGGCGTCATGGGGCTTCGTGGTGGCTGCGCTGGAGCACAG GGACAGTTCTGCTGCCATGACCTatttctgcacagcacagtccATCCAGGAGCAGTGGATTCCCCACCAGCGTGTGCCACGGGGCCAGAAGGAGTTTTATTATCGGAACAACCAG GTTCATCACAGAGCAAAGGAGTGTGCACGAGCACTTCAGCTCTTCCGGGACATCAGCAGTGGTAAATCCATCCCCAACGTCCTTCCTCAGGGCTTTAACCTCTCTGTGCTGAAG GACAGCATTGACCTGGCTAAAGCAGCCGTCATGGGCCATTCATTTGGTGGggtcacagctgtgctggcctTGGTGAAGGAACCCAGGTTCAG ggGATCTGTGCATCAGAGCCAGACCGACTTTGCCTTTCTCACTGGGAAACTCATCAGCCGTGTCTTCAACGCAAGGGGCACCCTGGACCCCTACAAGTGCCTGGACATCACCAGCCAGGCAGCTCTGGCCTTCCTGCAGAGACACCTTG ATGTGAGAGAGGAGTTTGCTCGATGGGACCGTCTCCTTGAAGGCATCGGGGACTCCATCATTCCAGAAGCACCTTTCTGCCATTCCAACCTGTAG
- the PAFAH2 gene encoding platelet-activating factor acetylhydrolase 2, cytoplasmic isoform X2, translating to MGRCTTPFPPPPHSPRGSPSVSPSCSTTSPLPPLPWDGMGSGCGAMGGEQSLAMPPEKGPHRVGCADVMVGHTQQGLFFRLFYPCVPRDGAERPLWIPRYEYCSGLADFSGYSRRWCAPLLSIAIGSCRVPLSWKAPFKPCSNGYPLIIFSHGLGAFRTVYSSICMQMASWGFVVAALEHRDSSAAMTYFCTAQSIQEQWIPHQRVPRGQKEFYYRNNQVHHRAKECARALQLFRDISSGKSIPNVLPQGFNLSVLKDSIDLAKAAVMGHSFGGVTAVLALVKEPRFRCAVALDAWMFPLENVLYPEVPKPVLFINNEKFQTPDSVAKMKRLSSRNSQTKIITILGSVHQSQTDFAFLTGKLISRVFNARGTLDPYKCLDITSQAALAFLQRHLDVREEFARWDRLLEGIGDSIIPEAPFCHSNL from the exons ATGGGGCGGTGCACaacccctttcccccccccgccccatagtCCACGGGGCTCTCCTAGTGTCAGCCCCTCCTGCTCAACCACATCGCCCCTTCCCCCCCTaccatgggatgggatggggtcgG GCTGCGGTGCCATGGGGGGGGAACAGTCGCTGGCGATGCCGCCGGAGAAGGGACCGCACCGCGTGGGTTGCGCGGACGTCATGGTGGGACACACACAGCAG GGGCTTTTCTTCCGCCTCTTCTACCCCTGCGTGCCCCGGGATGGGGCCGAGCGGCCGCTGTGGATCCCACGCTACGAGTACTGCAGCGGACTGGCTGACTTCAGCGGCTACAGCCGGCGGTGGTGCGCTCCGCTGCTCAGCATCGCCATCG GCTCCTGCAGGGTCCCGCTGAGCTGGAAGGCACCTTTCAAACCCTGCAGCAATGGGTACCCACTGATCATCTTCTCCCATGGCCTGGGGGCCTTTCG CACTGTGTACTCATCCATCTGCATGCAGATGGCGTCATGGGGCTTCGTGGTGGCTGCGCTGGAGCACAG GGACAGTTCTGCTGCCATGACCTatttctgcacagcacagtccATCCAGGAGCAGTGGATTCCCCACCAGCGTGTGCCACGGGGCCAGAAGGAGTTTTATTATCGGAACAACCAG GTTCATCACAGAGCAAAGGAGTGTGCACGAGCACTTCAGCTCTTCCGGGACATCAGCAGTGGTAAATCCATCCCCAACGTCCTTCCTCAGGGCTTTAACCTCTCTGTGCTGAAG GACAGCATTGACCTGGCTAAAGCAGCCGTCATGGGCCATTCATTTGGTGGggtcacagctgtgctggcctTGGTGAAGGAACCCAGGTTCAG GTGTGCTGTGGCTCTGGATGCATGGATGTTCCCCCTGGAGAACGTGCTGTACCCTGAGGTGCCCAAACCTGTGCTCTTTATTAATAATGAGAAGTTCCAGACCCCTGATAGTGTGGCCAAAATGAAGAGGCTGAGCTCCAGGAACAGCCAGACAAAGATCATAACCATCCT ggGATCTGTGCATCAGAGCCAGACCGACTTTGCCTTTCTCACTGGGAAACTCATCAGCCGTGTCTTCAACGCAAGGGGCACCCTGGACCCCTACAAGTGCCTGGACATCACCAGCCAGGCAGCTCTGGCCTTCCTGCAGAGACACCTTG ATGTGAGAGAGGAGTTTGCTCGATGGGACCGTCTCCTTGAAGGCATCGGGGACTCCATCATTCCAGAAGCACCTTTCTGCCATTCCAACCTGTAG
- the PAFAH2 gene encoding platelet-activating factor acetylhydrolase 2, cytoplasmic isoform X1, which produces MGRCTTPFPPPPHSPRGSPSVSPSCSTTSPLPPLPWDGMGSGCGAMGGEQSLAMPPEKGPHRVGCADVMVGHTQQGLFFRLFYPCVPRDGAERPLWIPRYEYCSGLADFSGYSRRWCAPLLSIAIGSCRVPLSWKAPFKPCSNGYPLIIFSHGLGAFRTVYSSICMQMASWGFVVAALEHRDSSAAMTYFCTAQSIQEQWIPHQRVPRGQKEFYYRNNQVHHRAKECARALQLFRDISSGKSIPNVLPQGFNLSVLKDSIDLAKAAVMGHSFGGVTAVLALVKEPRFRWVALGWEGHKGAMDTCAHPTRCAVALDAWMFPLENVLYPEVPKPVLFINNEKFQTPDSVAKMKRLSSRNSQTKIITILGSVHQSQTDFAFLTGKLISRVFNARGTLDPYKCLDITSQAALAFLQRHLDVREEFARWDRLLEGIGDSIIPEAPFCHSNL; this is translated from the exons ATGGGGCGGTGCACaacccctttcccccccccgccccatagtCCACGGGGCTCTCCTAGTGTCAGCCCCTCCTGCTCAACCACATCGCCCCTTCCCCCCCTaccatgggatgggatggggtcgG GCTGCGGTGCCATGGGGGGGGAACAGTCGCTGGCGATGCCGCCGGAGAAGGGACCGCACCGCGTGGGTTGCGCGGACGTCATGGTGGGACACACACAGCAG GGGCTTTTCTTCCGCCTCTTCTACCCCTGCGTGCCCCGGGATGGGGCCGAGCGGCCGCTGTGGATCCCACGCTACGAGTACTGCAGCGGACTGGCTGACTTCAGCGGCTACAGCCGGCGGTGGTGCGCTCCGCTGCTCAGCATCGCCATCG GCTCCTGCAGGGTCCCGCTGAGCTGGAAGGCACCTTTCAAACCCTGCAGCAATGGGTACCCACTGATCATCTTCTCCCATGGCCTGGGGGCCTTTCG CACTGTGTACTCATCCATCTGCATGCAGATGGCGTCATGGGGCTTCGTGGTGGCTGCGCTGGAGCACAG GGACAGTTCTGCTGCCATGACCTatttctgcacagcacagtccATCCAGGAGCAGTGGATTCCCCACCAGCGTGTGCCACGGGGCCAGAAGGAGTTTTATTATCGGAACAACCAG GTTCATCACAGAGCAAAGGAGTGTGCACGAGCACTTCAGCTCTTCCGGGACATCAGCAGTGGTAAATCCATCCCCAACGTCCTTCCTCAGGGCTTTAACCTCTCTGTGCTGAAG GACAGCATTGACCTGGCTAAAGCAGCCGTCATGGGCCATTCATTTGGTGGggtcacagctgtgctggcctTGGTGAAGGAACCCAGGTTCAGGTGGGTGGCTCTGGGATGGGAAGGTCATAAAGGGGCTATGGATACATGTGCCCATCCCACCAGGTGTGCTGTGGCTCTGGATGCATGGATGTTCCCCCTGGAGAACGTGCTGTACCCTGAGGTGCCCAAACCTGTGCTCTTTATTAATAATGAGAAGTTCCAGACCCCTGATAGTGTGGCCAAAATGAAGAGGCTGAGCTCCAGGAACAGCCAGACAAAGATCATAACCATCCT ggGATCTGTGCATCAGAGCCAGACCGACTTTGCCTTTCTCACTGGGAAACTCATCAGCCGTGTCTTCAACGCAAGGGGCACCCTGGACCCCTACAAGTGCCTGGACATCACCAGCCAGGCAGCTCTGGCCTTCCTGCAGAGACACCTTG ATGTGAGAGAGGAGTTTGCTCGATGGGACCGTCTCCTTGAAGGCATCGGGGACTCCATCATTCCAGAAGCACCTTTCTGCCATTCCAACCTGTAG
- the PAFAH2 gene encoding platelet-activating factor acetylhydrolase 2, cytoplasmic isoform X4, protein MGGEQSLAMPPEKGPHRVGCADVMVGHTQQGLFFRLFYPCVPRDGAERPLWIPRYEYCSGLADFSGYSRRWCAPLLSIAIGSCRVPLSWKAPFKPCSNGYPLIIFSHGLGAFRTVYSSICMQMASWGFVVAALEHRDSSAAMTYFCTAQSIQEQWIPHQRVPRGQKEFYYRNNQVHHRAKECARALQLFRDISSGKSIPNVLPQGFNLSVLKDSIDLAKAAVMGHSFGGVTAVLALVKEPRFRWVALGWEGHKGAMDTCAHPTRCAVALDAWMFPLENVLYPEVPKPVLFINNEKFQTPDSVAKMKRLSSRNSQTKIITILGSVHQSQTDFAFLTGKLISRVFNARGTLDPYKCLDITSQAALAFLQRHLDVREEFARWDRLLEGIGDSIIPEAPFCHSNL, encoded by the exons ATGGGGGGGGAACAGTCGCTGGCGATGCCGCCGGAGAAGGGACCGCACCGCGTGGGTTGCGCGGACGTCATGGTGGGACACACACAGCAG GGGCTTTTCTTCCGCCTCTTCTACCCCTGCGTGCCCCGGGATGGGGCCGAGCGGCCGCTGTGGATCCCACGCTACGAGTACTGCAGCGGACTGGCTGACTTCAGCGGCTACAGCCGGCGGTGGTGCGCTCCGCTGCTCAGCATCGCCATCG GCTCCTGCAGGGTCCCGCTGAGCTGGAAGGCACCTTTCAAACCCTGCAGCAATGGGTACCCACTGATCATCTTCTCCCATGGCCTGGGGGCCTTTCG CACTGTGTACTCATCCATCTGCATGCAGATGGCGTCATGGGGCTTCGTGGTGGCTGCGCTGGAGCACAG GGACAGTTCTGCTGCCATGACCTatttctgcacagcacagtccATCCAGGAGCAGTGGATTCCCCACCAGCGTGTGCCACGGGGCCAGAAGGAGTTTTATTATCGGAACAACCAG GTTCATCACAGAGCAAAGGAGTGTGCACGAGCACTTCAGCTCTTCCGGGACATCAGCAGTGGTAAATCCATCCCCAACGTCCTTCCTCAGGGCTTTAACCTCTCTGTGCTGAAG GACAGCATTGACCTGGCTAAAGCAGCCGTCATGGGCCATTCATTTGGTGGggtcacagctgtgctggcctTGGTGAAGGAACCCAGGTTCAGGTGGGTGGCTCTGGGATGGGAAGGTCATAAAGGGGCTATGGATACATGTGCCCATCCCACCAGGTGTGCTGTGGCTCTGGATGCATGGATGTTCCCCCTGGAGAACGTGCTGTACCCTGAGGTGCCCAAACCTGTGCTCTTTATTAATAATGAGAAGTTCCAGACCCCTGATAGTGTGGCCAAAATGAAGAGGCTGAGCTCCAGGAACAGCCAGACAAAGATCATAACCATCCT ggGATCTGTGCATCAGAGCCAGACCGACTTTGCCTTTCTCACTGGGAAACTCATCAGCCGTGTCTTCAACGCAAGGGGCACCCTGGACCCCTACAAGTGCCTGGACATCACCAGCCAGGCAGCTCTGGCCTTCCTGCAGAGACACCTTG ATGTGAGAGAGGAGTTTGCTCGATGGGACCGTCTCCTTGAAGGCATCGGGGACTCCATCATTCCAGAAGCACCTTTCTGCCATTCCAACCTGTAG
- the PAFAH2 gene encoding platelet-activating factor acetylhydrolase 2, cytoplasmic isoform X3 yields MGGCGAMGGEQSLAMPPEKGPHRVGCADVMVGHTQQGLFFRLFYPCVPRDGAERPLWIPRYEYCSGLADFSGYSRRWCAPLLSIAIGSCRVPLSWKAPFKPCSNGYPLIIFSHGLGAFRTVYSSICMQMASWGFVVAALEHRDSSAAMTYFCTAQSIQEQWIPHQRVPRGQKEFYYRNNQVHHRAKECARALQLFRDISSGKSIPNVLPQGFNLSVLKDSIDLAKAAVMGHSFGGVTAVLALVKEPRFRWVALGWEGHKGAMDTCAHPTRCAVALDAWMFPLENVLYPEVPKPVLFINNEKFQTPDSVAKMKRLSSRNSQTKIITILGSVHQSQTDFAFLTGKLISRVFNARGTLDPYKCLDITSQAALAFLQRHLDVREEFARWDRLLEGIGDSIIPEAPFCHSNL; encoded by the exons ATGGGAG GCTGCGGTGCCATGGGGGGGGAACAGTCGCTGGCGATGCCGCCGGAGAAGGGACCGCACCGCGTGGGTTGCGCGGACGTCATGGTGGGACACACACAGCAG GGGCTTTTCTTCCGCCTCTTCTACCCCTGCGTGCCCCGGGATGGGGCCGAGCGGCCGCTGTGGATCCCACGCTACGAGTACTGCAGCGGACTGGCTGACTTCAGCGGCTACAGCCGGCGGTGGTGCGCTCCGCTGCTCAGCATCGCCATCG GCTCCTGCAGGGTCCCGCTGAGCTGGAAGGCACCTTTCAAACCCTGCAGCAATGGGTACCCACTGATCATCTTCTCCCATGGCCTGGGGGCCTTTCG CACTGTGTACTCATCCATCTGCATGCAGATGGCGTCATGGGGCTTCGTGGTGGCTGCGCTGGAGCACAG GGACAGTTCTGCTGCCATGACCTatttctgcacagcacagtccATCCAGGAGCAGTGGATTCCCCACCAGCGTGTGCCACGGGGCCAGAAGGAGTTTTATTATCGGAACAACCAG GTTCATCACAGAGCAAAGGAGTGTGCACGAGCACTTCAGCTCTTCCGGGACATCAGCAGTGGTAAATCCATCCCCAACGTCCTTCCTCAGGGCTTTAACCTCTCTGTGCTGAAG GACAGCATTGACCTGGCTAAAGCAGCCGTCATGGGCCATTCATTTGGTGGggtcacagctgtgctggcctTGGTGAAGGAACCCAGGTTCAGGTGGGTGGCTCTGGGATGGGAAGGTCATAAAGGGGCTATGGATACATGTGCCCATCCCACCAGGTGTGCTGTGGCTCTGGATGCATGGATGTTCCCCCTGGAGAACGTGCTGTACCCTGAGGTGCCCAAACCTGTGCTCTTTATTAATAATGAGAAGTTCCAGACCCCTGATAGTGTGGCCAAAATGAAGAGGCTGAGCTCCAGGAACAGCCAGACAAAGATCATAACCATCCT ggGATCTGTGCATCAGAGCCAGACCGACTTTGCCTTTCTCACTGGGAAACTCATCAGCCGTGTCTTCAACGCAAGGGGCACCCTGGACCCCTACAAGTGCCTGGACATCACCAGCCAGGCAGCTCTGGCCTTCCTGCAGAGACACCTTG ATGTGAGAGAGGAGTTTGCTCGATGGGACCGTCTCCTTGAAGGCATCGGGGACTCCATCATTCCAGAAGCACCTTTCTGCCATTCCAACCTGTAG